The nucleotide sequence CGCAGTCCGCCACCCGCTCCACGGTGCGCTCGTTGCGGACCCGGTAGGCGATAAGGTCCGCCACTGTGCCGATCTTCAGGCCGTGCTCGCGGGCGAAGGTCATGAGATCGTCCCGCCGCGCCATGGTGCCGTCCTCGTTGAGCACCTCGACGATCACCGCCGCGGGCTCGAAGCCGGCGAGGCGGGCTAGGTCGCAGCCGGCCTCGGTGTGCCCGGCACGGGTAAGCACGCCGCCGGGCTGCGCCATGAGCGGGAAGACGTGGCCGGGCTGGACCAGGTCCTCGGGCCGCGCGTGGGGGGCGACCGCGGCCTGCACGGTACGCGCCCGGTCGGCGGCGGAGATGCCGGTGGTCACCCCCCGGGCGGCCTCGATGGAGAGCGTGAACTTGGTGCCGTGGGCGTCCTCGGAGTCGTTGACCATCAGCGGCAGGCGCAGCTGCTCGCAGCGCTCGCGGGTGAGCGTCAGGCAGATCAGCCCGCGCCCGTAGCGCGCCATGAAGTTGATATCCTCAGGCCGCACCATGGACGCGGCCATGACCAGGTCGCCCTCGTTCTCCCGGTCCTCGTCATCCAGGATCACCGCCATGCGCCCCTGGCGCAGGTCCTCGATGATCTCCTCGATACTGTTGAAGGCCATGCCTTGGTCTCCGGTCAGTCGCGTTTCGCAGCTGTGCGTTCAACACAACGACACAACGGGCACAACGATTCACAACGGGTAAAGGTCTGCATCAAAACGTTGTGCTCCATTGTGTCGTTGTGTTTCAGTCCCCCGCCGTATCGGAGCCCTCGAAACCGGCGCGGCGGAGGAGGTCGCGGGTGACGCCGGTGGCGTCCGGGTCGGCGGCGCGGTCGCCGAGCATCAGGCGCTCCAGATAGCGTGCGATGAGGTCCACCTCCAGGTTCACCGGCTGCCCCGGGCCGTAGTCGCCGAGGGTCGTCACCGTCGCGGTGTGGGGCACGATGTTGACGTCGAACTCCGCGCCGTTCACGCCGTTCACGGTGAGGCTGACGCCGTCCACGCAGATCGACCCCTTCTCGGCGATGTAGCGGGCGAGCCGCGCCGGCGCGCGGAATCGCCAGCGCTCGGAACGCCCGTCCGGCTCCCGGGCCCGCACCTCGCCGACGCCGTCCACATGCCCGCTCACCAGGTGCCCGCCGAGGGGGGTGGCGAGCGTCAGCGCCGTCTCCAGATTGACCCGGTCGCCCTGGCCGAGGCGGCCCAGAGTGGTGCGCTCCAGGGTTTCCACCGAGACGTCGGCGGCGAAGTGCGGCGGGGCGACGGTGACCGCGGTAAGGCAGACACCGTTCACGGCGATGCTGTCCCCGATGCGCACGGCACCGAGGTCAAGCCCCTCCGCGGCGATGGTGAGGCGGCAGTCGCCGCCGGTACGCTCGCTCGCGGCCAGGCGACCCGCTGCCTGGACGATACCGGTGAACACTCAGCCCTCCTCCGCCGGGCGCAGCCGAGCGATCAGGCGCAGATCCTCCCCCACCCGGCGCTGGTCGGTAACGGTCAGCGCCAGGCGCTGACTCATCTGCTCGAGACCCGCCAGCGCCAGCAGCGGCCGCCCCTCGTGGCCCA is from Spiribacter halobius and encodes:
- the ribBA gene encoding bifunctional 3,4-dihydroxy-2-butanone-4-phosphate synthase/GTP cyclohydrolase II, whose protein sequence is MAFNSIEEIIEDLRQGRMAVILDDEDRENEGDLVMAASMVRPEDINFMARYGRGLICLTLTRERCEQLRLPLMVNDSEDAHGTKFTLSIEAARGVTTGISAADRARTVQAAVAPHARPEDLVQPGHVFPLMAQPGGVLTRAGHTEAGCDLARLAGFEPAAVIVEVLNEDGTMARRDDLMTFAREHGLKIGTVADLIAYRVRNERTVERVADCELPTEYGRFHLYAYQDTVDGALHFALIKGRPQPDSPTLVRVQVENTLSDLFAAQAPDQGWSLREALAEIAGCGETPAAVVMLRRVDDRSEVLARMREFQALARHGELTPEPRTPSQDSQDLRTYGVGAQILTDLGIRRMRVLSAPKRMHALSGFGMEVVDYVQSAAAD
- a CDS encoding riboflavin synthase; this encodes MFTGIVQAAGRLAASERTGGDCRLTIAAEGLDLGAVRIGDSIAVNGVCLTAVTVAPPHFAADVSVETLERTTLGRLGQGDRVNLETALTLATPLGGHLVSGHVDGVGEVRAREPDGRSERWRFRAPARLARYIAEKGSICVDGVSLTVNGVNGAEFDVNIVPHTATVTTLGDYGPGQPVNLEVDLIARYLERLMLGDRAADPDATGVTRDLLRRAGFEGSDTAGD